A segment of the Ignavibacteria bacterium genome:
CCACCGCCATCTTATGAGAAGATTAAAAAGCTGATAAGGAAGAAAGTAAAGAGATTGAAATAAGAGGAAAAACAATGAAACTTAAAATAAGCAAAGAAGATGATGCACTTTACTTCCGATTGGATGAGTCCTCAATCGTTGAGTCGGAAGAAGTACAACCTGGTGTCGTATTGGATTTTAATGCAGAGGGGAAAGTGGTTGGAATTGAAATCATGAACTTAAGTCAAAGAATGAAACCCGAACAGCTCAGTATCCTTCAATACGAAAGTGCATAGAGTTCAGGACACTTCCAACAGCAAAAGCTTTGTAACGGCCACTGCATAAATAGTTTTTTATTGAGCTCGTTCAACTGGAAATTTTCGGATGTAGTGTTTATTAACAATAAATAAGTCCGCACAGGTCCACCGCCATCTTATGAGAAGATAAAAAGCTGATAAAGAAGAAAGTAAAGAAAGTCTTAAAGCAGAGTTAATTATATGTTTTCTTATTACACTCGCACCCTCTCCGCTCAAAAACTGAAACGTGTTTACGAAGTTGTAACCCCGCGTGTTCAGCAGTATTTGAATGCGGAAGTGAATCATGTTTTAGAGAAACTCCGTTCAAGTGATTGGGCGATTGAGCTTGGCTGCGGTTACGGAAGAATATTTCCATCCCTCAGTAAAAAAGCTAAGTCAATAATTGGA
Coding sequences within it:
- a CDS encoding DUF2283 domain-containing protein; translated protein: MKLKISKEDDALYFRLDESSIVESEEVQPGVVLDFNAEGKVVGIEIMNLSQRMKPEQLSILQYESA